One Streptomyces sp. NBC_00554 DNA segment encodes these proteins:
- a CDS encoding acyl-CoA desaturase, producing MSIGSTTSAAEPPSAVAPPNAVRSPEVYDGTGPFPAEVPTPPRNSGERLYVAVTAAIVVLPFVALGLAGWLLWGSLIHPADILLAFVLYTVTGLGVTVGFHRGLTHGSYRAVRPVRISLAVAGSMSFQGDVIGWVATHRRHHAFTDRPGDPHSPYRYGTHLRGQLRGLLHAHVGWLFRNDSTPADRYAPDLLADRDISAVSRAFPALCVLTLALPFAAGWAIGGTWVHGLTALLWAGLVRIALLQHVTWSVNSLCHMIGERPFRTRRHDRATNLWPLALLSFGESWHNLHHADPTCARHGVDRGQVDPSAAVIRLLERVGWVSEVRWPAPDRVAARRL from the coding sequence ATGTCAATCGGTTCCACCACGTCCGCGGCCGAACCCCCTTCAGCGGTCGCGCCGCCGAACGCTGTCCGGTCGCCCGAGGTATACGACGGGACGGGCCCCTTCCCCGCGGAGGTTCCGACTCCGCCACGGAACAGCGGCGAGCGGTTGTACGTCGCTGTGACCGCGGCGATCGTCGTCCTGCCGTTCGTGGCACTCGGCCTCGCCGGCTGGTTGCTGTGGGGGAGTCTCATTCACCCCGCCGACATCCTGCTCGCCTTCGTCCTCTACACAGTCACGGGCCTCGGCGTCACGGTCGGCTTCCATCGCGGGCTCACCCACGGCAGCTACCGTGCGGTGCGTCCCGTGCGCATCTCGCTGGCGGTGGCCGGGTCGATGAGTTTCCAGGGCGATGTCATCGGCTGGGTCGCCACACACCGCCGCCACCACGCCTTCACCGACCGGCCGGGGGACCCTCACTCGCCGTACCGCTACGGCACGCATCTGCGCGGCCAGTTGCGCGGACTGCTGCACGCGCACGTCGGCTGGCTGTTCCGCAACGACAGTACGCCCGCGGACCGTTACGCCCCCGACCTGCTCGCCGACCGCGACATCAGCGCCGTCTCCCGCGCCTTCCCGGCCCTGTGCGTCCTCACGCTCGCGCTGCCGTTCGCGGCGGGCTGGGCCATCGGAGGAACCTGGGTGCACGGGCTGACCGCCCTGCTGTGGGCGGGACTTGTGCGTATCGCACTGCTCCAGCATGTGACCTGGAGCGTGAACTCCCTGTGCCACATGATCGGCGAGCGCCCGTTCCGCACCCGTCGCCACGACCGGGCCACCAACCTGTGGCCGCTGGCCCTGCTCTCCTTCGGTGAGAGCTGGCACAACCTCCACCACGCCGACCCCACGTGTGCCCGCCACGGCGTGGACCGCGGCCAGGTGGACCCCTCCGCCGCCGTCATTCGACTTCTGGAACGCGTCGGCTGGGTGAGCGAGGTGCGCTGGCCGGCCCCGGACCGCGTGGCCGCCCGTCGCCTGTGA
- a CDS encoding DUF5994 family protein: MTAVLQPPLTPHPLLRLSLAPHSGLPHHIDGAWWPHSYDLLAELPRLLAGLPRTWGHIAGVTVNGATWPATPGRMLVLDRVVRLRRSTATSAPHTVCLLAPNRGRWDLLVVPPDTPQDTAEQLMAAAAADGV; encoded by the coding sequence ATGACCGCCGTACTGCAGCCCCCGCTCACCCCGCATCCCCTGCTCCGCCTGAGCCTCGCGCCCCACAGCGGCCTGCCGCACCACATCGACGGTGCGTGGTGGCCCCACTCGTACGACCTGCTCGCGGAACTCCCGCGACTGCTCGCCGGGTTGCCCCGCACCTGGGGTCACATCGCCGGCGTCACGGTCAACGGGGCGACATGGCCCGCGACACCCGGCCGGATGCTCGTCCTCGACCGGGTCGTGCGCCTGCGCAGATCCACGGCCACGTCCGCCCCGCACACGGTCTGTCTGCTTGCCCCCAACCGGGGACGATGGGACCTGCTCGTCGTACCGCCCGACACCCCGCAGGACACCGCCGAGCAGCTCATGGCCGCCGCCGCGGCCGACGGTGTCTGA